The following nucleotide sequence is from Aedes aegypti strain LVP_AGWG chromosome 3, AaegL5.0 Primary Assembly, whole genome shotgun sequence.
TAAAACAAGAAAGTAAGTGTAACAGCAAAACAATAATTTCAGAACAGCTTTCGGAAAATAATGACCATCAGTTCGCTGCTGACAATCTAATAAGCATCTATATCCGCTGAATTCTACCCTGAACACATACAATATCAAGAAAATGTCTAGAAGAATATATTTTCTGGCTTGGCTTCAATTCCGTGTACTGTATCTGTGATCTCAGAGATCTTCGTAATCGTTCAATGTATATGACAAATTCTGTTATTGTGTTAAGCAATCCGCTCTAAATCCCTTGGATGAAGTAAATTGCAtacaaattcgattttttcgTCTTCTAATGGCATCGGAAATTACAACGAGAAATACTTGAGGAATTGGGCCGGCGGTACCGGCTGAGTTTCCGTATTATCACTGTTACCTGCATCTCGGATGCGCTGTCGTATATCCGGACACTGATCGGCAATGCACGGGTGCCCTGCGGATGGCCAGAATAGACAACGGCAAAGACGACAGAATGCCAATATCTCGGCGTATTGCAGCTCCTCAGGTACACCGTAAGTTCTAAAAGTAAGCAAAGCTAATTAATTTAACATCTTATCACGACTTCAACAACTTACTTTCGTAGAGCATGATAGATTGCCTGCCAGTTGCGGTGACGTTCCTTCGTGTCCTGGAGACACATTTTGTCCAGGATGAAGTCGATTTGCTGCTTGTTGAAGTGATAATGGGAAAGCTCCCGCCATACACGTTGTTCTGAAATCAACGCTGCCATGAGCGACCAAGCCGAGGCGGAAGCGTCCAAATCTTTGTAATCGGTAATCCTTAAAATAATCTCACGAACACATTCTTCTGGCAGATCGTGTAGCTTTGGGCGTATATTTGGACCAGGCTGAAAATGAAACGATGTTCAAGTTTATAATCCAACTAAAACCAGTCATCTACAGAACACCAACTTCTCTGATTTGAATCTGACTAGCAATGTTCTGGATCCTTTGGATGGTTTGCACGTGTCCGTCCCACAGGCTTTGACTTCCAAGAGGTTTTCCCCAACATTTTTGATTCTCCTGGTTGACTAGAAGacgcaactgctgtaccaggccCCTCAGAACGTTTATATTCTGCTGTGAGTCGCTTACGTAGGTCGCTACTTCCTCCAGCATTTGCAGAAGTAGCCTCTGGGCTCCACCGGGAAGACTTGTGATACCTTTACCAGAGACCAGGAGCCGCAACAGAGCACACACATAGTTGAACCGACGGCCATCTCGTACAGAGCTGCGGAAGTCCAGCCTCCGTACTGCCTCTCCCAGGCCGTTGAAGCCAGCAATTTCGCGAGTGCATTTCAGCGTTATGTGACAGTGTGGTGGAATTTCAGTATCTCTAAAAATTAGAAGGATAGGttgtttgaaaaactgttgaaaCGGAATTTTAAACATTCATATTTTACCCGTTTTCAATGTCGTTTTCGGTATCACTAGAACTACTACATTCAGAGATGCACCTGTTGAAACAATAAGAATATATTTATGTACTTTGAAATCaaataaatttggaaaaatatacaaaataaaacagcttGTTTTATAGAATCAACGTTATAACGTTAAACAATTCTCAAATTGACATTAAACCGTATTCCATTGCGCTCAAAAGCACTAGCTACGAGACGTGTGAAAGTGTTACGCGATCAAATTTGCGACTTTGTTGAAAGTTATATCATCCGTCctgattttcaacttttttcggTAAAAATTGTTTAACAAATCCGGTGAGTTTTATACATTTTGCCGGAAATACATGGTTGTACCACACACAATACGTATCTTTCGATACAAATTTTCTTGGTTCAATTCCATGGCCAGTAGCGGTAAGATAGTAAATAAATATTGACTTCAAGTGACTAAGAggctgacggggttggtggtctaatggctaccgcttctgcttcataagcagaaggtcatgggttcaatcccacgcccgtccctttcctcgtactttgtagttgtatctttcacttgcttctatctactactcttaatatatcacagttgatctatcacagttcatagcatttgctagaacccgagacggacagaaataaacggTTTCTCTACGCTTCCACTCTTTcgtcattatagcacgcctttccttacgtctgatacataggcagtctgctaagcAAACCAGCAAGCTTCTCTACCATAAAAAATACCCAACCCATTCActcttcccgcatgaactagcgttgacgcagtggtatatacggtcaaccGTGGGAGTCAGTTGAATTCATCATTaactccttccccttcccctcattggtctgcattctgacgtggcaggcaccattgttgcctaaaaatagaagatcaccagcacttatacactgagggtgtctgttaatcccaagcagtcatttggttggttccttgtgtaagtgcagctgatatggcgatactggagtagcaaccacgggcggccaatcaagctcaaactCAAGTGACTTCAAGTCACCAAGAGGCTTTCAGTGACCTAAAAGAGACTACTAAAACTAAAACTATTAGTCAAAAAATACTAGAAATGGGAATATGTTATGTGTAGGGTAACTCGGGATAATGCGCAATACGGAGCAATACGCCCCACTTCATTTTTACGGGTTTGAGGCGTCTTTTACGCGTAAGTATAATTACATGTCTTAAATTTTCgcgaaaaatgatgttgcgcatatatgttTTTTGtgcgtgccataaattcttttgttcccatgacttttatgtcgaattcgtttttgaacctaggttggaactggcgcaacccgttctgaatcacagtttcaaccccaacccgattcaggttcgaccgaacttcAATTTGCTTAACGTTGGTTTGTTTAGATCACCGACCctgttcctaaaaacgaaaacgacattactgtgcgccgtgtgttggtacTGTCTCGCTCtttctcacgggcaacttgaaaacagggcgcacagtaaaagtccgacgttttatagcatgcataggctcatagattagagtggaagatagaagcaagtgctAAATACAACTGCAaagtatgtaccgtaatccgggggcaaattgatcactattttacaactttttgttgtgttatccttcagaatgcaaatattgtcaaataaatttcaacaaaaccagtactccattgatctttatcagtttatggaattgatttttcatgatataatgttttttttttttttttttttgtatggtattcagttggagctgcctgacagcttaacttgtcaaggctgaaccctcggtctggcttttgccaagtttcccctctaccaggaccaatactcagacgaactaggcaatggcgcccacatgaacactgttttttattagtattgtgacgtggtagtttttgaaaagtacccatattcccttgcttctgagaaaaggaagcattatgaaaatcagcagctccattagaatttgtttgaaatagtagtgcattactaatactgtctagtcgaaatggttttgaataatttgtcattcaagtgctattctgattactattgtcttttacgtaagattagagtcttaaatgtcaagtgtcgtcaagtcttaacaaaattaggctgtttagtagtagttctagttaatttcattttttgttgttaaaaatatttattggtcattGCGTTCATAtattcttaaagaaaaaagtcgctttccttgtctgttcaacaatttttcgaaactagcaagtgtaccctaatgatcgatctcagcgtcttaccttccatagtcatttttatagtgaatattgaagagtacagttaccttaggcttctattacagtctcctacaagattcacttttcggtggcaaatgcaatgcttcacaacgcctactttctacttgtaaattttgcgaaaatgaagctggaattagattatttataccgctgttacaaatgaggtatttcttattatggcaatgtaaaaaccatattaaaataagattgtcgccacttatttctactcagtgaatctactagtcattttcctaagagttcctaagtattccctac
It contains:
- the LOC5572120 gene encoding F-box only protein 25 produces the protein MPFISKDWRSPGEAWVKTEEGWEKLKVLECVKRKRCISECSSSSDTENDIENGDTEIPPHCHITLKCTREIAGFNGLGEAVRRLDFRSSVRDGRRFNYVCALLRLLVSGKGITSLPGGAQRLLLQMLEEVATYVSDSQQNINVLRGLVQQLRLLVNQENQKCWGKPLGSQSLWDGHVQTIQRIQNIASQIQIREPGPNIRPKLHDLPEECVREIILRITDYKDLDASASAWSLMAALISEQRVWRELSHYHFNKQQIDFILDKMCLQDTKERHRNWQAIYHALRKTYGVPEELQYAEILAFCRLCRCLFWPSAGHPCIADQCPDIRQRIRDAGNSDNTETQPVPPAQFLKYFSL